CTACTGAATTTTCTGGCACCTGAAAATAACACATTAGTAACAGAAACAAGATAAGGCAAATTGGAGGCTGGGTTGGATTTAAATAGATGTCCTTCAACATAGACTAGTGTGTCTGAAGCCAATATACAAACAAAAAAGAGGGGGTGGGAGTCAACGTATATTAACTCATTAGAGGCTGGCATACTGAACGGACCCCAAAACCATGAATAGTAACTTTCTGCAATTTGCAGGACTTTATAGGAATGCAGTTCTTGCAACCCTTAAAATAGCAATTCAGTATTTTCACAGATGGGCAAAGGGTGTTaattttggaagaaaaaaaaaaatgcactttttgGCCACCAAAAGTTAAGATATAACTAAACTTAACCTTGTGTTAATTCTGATAAACTGATCCACTATAGAAGAAACTGGTGTAGGTTTCGGCATCATTCCTCAACACAAaacatggtaataatgtgcacatgCCTAAGCCAACAATGCATCTAAACCAGTTACGGTAGAATTCTGGCAAAGGATGAATAAAGGACATTAAAAGGGGTAATAGAGGTACTTAtgaaaacatatgtatatatgtataacctaTGCAACGAATGGATCCATATGTTGGAAAGGAAAATCCCTCTATTAGAATCAGGAGGGCTTGCCCTGGCCGCGAGGAACCCCATCCAGTTTGCAATACACAGTATTTGAGTTCTTACATCTGCAACCTGGGCGGTTTACTCTGTCATAACAACCACGACACAGTTTCAGGCACCCCTTGGCAGGAGGGTAGCAGAGCAAGCAGGGTAAAAACACAGACATAGCTCCCATGCATAAGTATCTAGAGCAGCAGTGAGACTGTGAGCAAGAGCAAGGGTTATCCGCATAGGAGTCTCCCTCATCGTCATTTGAACAGTGGTAGAAAGCCGCTTTTACCAGGCACATGCAAGTGCTGTATTCCACCATGCTTTCGGCAGAGCAGAGACACTGACGATTGCAAGCCAGACATGACGGTAGGGTCCTTGGTGCCGTGCAGTCTGTGCACTTGCACTTTCCACACTGTTCACAAATAAACCTGTGCTGTGTTGAGTCCAATTTTAAAGAGCTCTTTAGGTCATCTACTACCAACGCAGACGCCTTGGGTTGCATTCGAACTACCCTGTCCGTCCTGTGCCCGGAGCTATTCCTGGGTGGTGGCGATTGTCCCAAAAGTTCTTGTTCAGAAGAGGCACTATTTGCGCTTCCAGAACTTGCAGCACTGCCTGTGCTGGTGGACCTACTGAGCACAGGAGCCCTTGCAATGTACACATGTCCTGTGTGAGCCAAGTGAGGGGGTCTGTGCTCATTGTTATTATTCACATTAACTGGTATGATTTCATGAGTCCTCTCCTGTTTACTGTGCCTGGGTGCAGTTTTTGGCCCATGTTTCCTCACCATGGATGGACCCTCTGTGTACTCGTTCCTGCTCCGGAGAGCTTTAATCTGGTCCAAAGACAAGATAGTTGCTGGTTGAACCTCCCGCTCATATTCCAACCGTTGCCTGCTGTCTAAAGAAGGCTGCTGGATGACAACTAATGAACCGCTTGTGCCATGTTGACTTTGTAGCTCCATCTGTAGTGATCTCGACTTCTGGCATTCAATGTGAACTTGGCATGCATctgaaaacctaaaaaaaaaagaaaaagatgaaaATCAATtcttaaacaaaaatgtaaaacagtaaAAGCGAGCAGAAAATGGTTAAataccataaaaaataaataaatcactaaacACAATATACATGTATCAAATGGATACACTTTTGTTTAGTGGCTCTaaatgaaaagtttatttttttttcccagtagAAAGGATCTCCAGCACTGCAAGATCCAACTAGCCCATAATAAAGTAAAGCTTGCAGATGTCAAATAAGTGTCAGATAAAGAGATTTATAGGGTTTGAAACAATGTATTGTATAAGTAGTACTTAGCAGCATATAACAAATTAACATCAGTATTTAAAATATCTGGGAAATAGCCTGTGTATTTGCTCATAATTACATATTAGTACAAGTAGAACTATTTAAACACGTTCccttaaattttatttaaaaaaatatagccaaaagcattataaattatttaagatttaaataaattactcttaaaagtaattttaaaaacGTATCAGGGATTTGCAAATAATGCTCCAGGCACCAAAATGAAAAGTGTAATAAACGTACAAAAGCAGAATACGGAAACTGCATTCAATTGTTCTTAAAGATAAGGAAAACATTTAATAGCTTGAAAACATTCGAGGTTCCTTTACTTTATATACTTAAACTTCTATCAACCATAAgagatgttatatattttatcttcTACGCTTACGCTGTACAGTTCTACAAAGTATATACCCCGTGTGCTAAAACAGCCAGATCCAGAGAGAAATCAAGAAGATCTGATACCAGTTGAAAGCTCTGCATCCCAATAGCTTACAGATGGCTAAAAGGGATATGTgaacttttggttttttttccccctgtaatGATTGTGATTCAGACCAGGGCAATCGTACAATCGGGGAGGAAAGTAGGATAAGAACGGTGGGGGGAGAAGTGCCAATAGAGGAGGGATGGGGGAGACGGAGAGGAAGGAAAAAGTTATGAATGAAAACAAACCCTTGCTgtgaagaggaggggggaaagGTGAACATGACCGCAGGGGGGCGGACTTTCCACTCATCCAGATGCAGTGCCCTGTCTTGTCTTATCCACTCCTTGTGCCCTAATGCAGAACACACCCCTACTTACTGCACGGGCATCATGTGCAAGGTGTTACAACCTCATGATAAACACACTCTCTGCACACAGACTACATGCACAACTAATGCAAATCCTTCTATAAGTGGAAAGGTAAAACAGAAGGTGATCATCATGATAGACCCTTAAAGGCAACACGAGTACTACCAATGCACGCAACGGGGttgctttattttaaatgcatCCCTTCTGCATGCGTTTTACGAGTTCTGCATTGAGAGACGGCTCTTGTCACCTTCCTGAGACCCCATGGGATAGTTCTCTTATGAACACCTGTTGATCTGCACAGAACAGCCCGTGTGGCCTTGCACAAATAATCGCACCTGCTTGGTGTGATCAAGATTATAACACGTGCATTTGCACAGATGTTTTCAGATGCTGCTACCACGATACAAGCGCTTTAGTACAACCACAAAAGAGCAGAAACTTACCTAGTTGCAAGCAGGATCCAAACACAATCCCATGTAAAGCAGCACTGCACCAGATCCAAGCGGCGCTATGATTATTAAGCATGGGACATGAGGCGTGTCATACTACTACAATCTAAATAATTTCCAGGTATCACTGTACACAAGCAGATGACAAAGATCAATGACAGAACGGTAAATAGATCCACGGATTCCCGTTTCTTAGATGACAATCAGTAGCCACAAGGCATTTGTGAGCCTTAAACTTTAAGCAGGATCGGAAATTCACAGTGCACATCAATGTCTGTCAACGTGCATCGGTAGAGACGATCCAACAGGCACTGCTGCAAGTCCTTGTCAGCGTTGCACAGGGTTCCGTGTTGCTGCATGCGATGGGAGGAGGCTGCAGAGGGAGGACTCAGGGCTGCGACACTTCTTTAACTCCCTTTTTTCCCTCGCCAAGTAAAATCCAACGATTGCTTTTCTTTTAGCAAAACACCAATCTACTACTGCACATAACTAAACATCACAATGCAGTTCCCTTAGAAAACAATAATCCCCAGGTTGGCGTGTGAACGCCTCTCAGATACTCCAGTGTGGAAAGAGACTGCAGATAAGAGGCACTGGCAGAGAATAATGGTGATGAATGAGGGTGTCAGCCTGCAGCAATCACTCAcagctccccccacacacacaaccttCCACGCCTCGCGCTCTTCTGCCTCTGAATGAATGGATTCCTGGAACACTGGGTTTGTTCAAGGAGGGCGCTCTCATTGGCTGGCTGCGGAGAGTGAAGGGAAAAAAACAGAATGTGGAGCTGCCCCGccgcctctgattggctgagggtAGAGGGCGCGCTCGCTGCAGTGGCGCGTCCTGGAGCCTGGAAGCGGAGAGGGGACTGCAAGGTGTATTTAGTGCGCTGCGCTCGGGGAGCCCACATGGGCTGAGGGTCCAGTGCGCTTCCCGACCTATGGCCGCGGTTAGGCTGCTATATCACTGTTATTCCCCGAGTTCTCTCCAAGCATTACTAGGACGTAATAGAGAGACTCAGCCTGCGTGTAACAGAGCCTTCTAGCTGTGTTTGTGTTGATGTGTCTGCACTTGTTGGATGGGAGATCCTGCGCTCGCCATGTCGCGATCTGTCCCcgcagggaggggaagggggaagTGTGCGTGACGTTTCCTGTAGATAAGGAACATTTATCCTTATCGCATTTACCTTCCAGTCTGGACTGAGTGGGGATTAATCCCCTGTATTTGCATTTAATCCGTGTTCCAGGCAGTAGAGTGTTAAGTGTGTCTGTCCATCTGGAGAACAACGGGCATTGCAAAACATATCTGCCTGTCTATGTGCTGGATCCCGTGCCTGTCAGCAATAATAGCCCCCCTGGTGAGAGACAGAGGTGTGTCCCTAATGTCCACACATTGCCTGGGGCTGTGCGGAAGGAGAGCCCATGTTACCTTGCCCTTCTCATTTCCTTGGATCAAAGTGCCACATGCTAATTAACCCCATTAAGAGCCACCGCTTGCCTCCAACCTCCCTATTAAGAAAGCGAATAAATAGAGTTAATCACTAGCGTCTGTACATAATACAAAGCATTAATGTCTGTATATAGACGCAGTCAGGCAGTAATTTAATACACAATGGAGAGTCGAATCATGTTTGTCTGCTGGATGATGTTGATGTTCGCACCACTGACtgattttattattcattgttatgGATTTGGCCTGATTTATAATGTTTGTCCAGACAATGTGAACTAAATATAGTACATGCAATTATTGTATTAAATGTTACCAAATACAATTATTTACCATTATGTTACTTACTCCATTTCAGGACAGAGAATCATTCAAAAAAACACCATCGACTGATTGCTCATGAACCCAGACATTGGCTAAAATAAGGTTTAATAgtacaaataataggactggtggtcagtgtaAGTCATTGTGCAGTGTGCTCCTAGGAAGGTCTATGAGGACGGGGGAAATGACAGCTGGAAAGTCTAAGCTGAGCAGGGGGTCCCGAGAGCATTATTCAAAGCCCCTTTTACCGTATAGGGTGAACGACTGGCCCTTCTGGCTGCTGTAAACAGGAAACCAGCCGAGTACCTTCCACGTGTTCTGTAATCAGACTACAGCACAAGTTAATTATAACACTAGACATTGCCCTGATATACACATATAGCATGTCACCATCACAGGCTCATGCAATCGGTGGCTGTGAGAGGGAAACAGTTAACACTTATGTGTTTACCCTGTAAATATTTGAACATGAGCTACACTTCCACATTCTTTAGTGTGGATCATAACCCTAACTTCAGCAGATAAACATCTTTACCCCAGTAAACCACCCCCTCCCACACATATCATTTAGCTTGATCAAGTTCCGCTGCTTATAGGCTCCCTAGCACTTAGAATGTACACATCAATAATTATCCGTTGTCTGATTACTGTCCCCAGGAGGATATAGCTGGACAGATGGCTGAGCCAGACCCAGCTGTCTGCTGTTATTGTGAAAGAGGAAGCGGTACATCCGGGTACGTTTCAATGTGAAATCCTATTCTTAGGTAGAGGAAACCACAAGTGGGGTTAATCACTGCACAAGAGTTCCTGTTTCACTTCCCAAAGACAGATCCAAGAGTGCGTGCTTCCTATATTATCTATAGGATTCACTGCAGAATGAACCACAATAAGCAGGATGTAGAGGCAGTTTAACTACAATGTCACTGACACCTGTGCATATCATCTGAGACCTTACAATCTGTTTGTACTCTCTCAGGTCATCATGTTGGTATTTATTGCTTAATAAACATAGGATGATTATGTAATAGTCTCCTGCTTGTTACCCTGTAGTAACCTTATGTTACATGAATGCACCATTAACCAAAACAATTCATTACATTTGCTTTTGAAGTTGTTTTTTGGTATATAGATCATAGTCAGGTAGTAAAACTATTAGGCGATCTAGTCAATCACACGTAGCAGTTTCcttcttaaagcagcaatcccctGACAAAATCAGGTGTGAttaagaatgttggtatttatcaATATCTCTTCTTTTTTATTCTTCAGGCTACAATTAATGATtttgattctggactaccatggcaactacagtcacatgatgtagcgagcagagaggctttggaatgccactctgagctctgtctgcactgtgacatcctcctcccctctctgcgATCACATAGAGCATGTGAAATGTTTGCCTTTAAGTAACACCCATTTCCAAGAAGACCATTTTCACCTAGTACAGAGTGGTATGGTTTTGTTCCcccaatttatttttcaattgctGTGTCATGGTGTGCAAAAACTAACTGCTGCTAAAGGTTCTTAAGTCAGACGTTGTTAATGTATATCTGAAAAATCAGTTTGATGAACAAGACTATAATAAAGATGATGAGGACTCAGCACATATACAAATGGTATACAATGCTACAAAACTAAAGAGAGTTATTTAGGGAGAGGTATTCTTCATTATGGCAAAGAGAGACACGCAAAAATTTATATCCCTCAAACACTACAGTCATATATGGTTTAAAGATGCATTCTTAAAAAGGTATgtgacttgc
The Mixophyes fleayi isolate aMixFle1 chromosome 1, aMixFle1.hap1, whole genome shotgun sequence DNA segment above includes these coding regions:
- the SPRY1 gene encoding protein sprouty homolog 1, producing the protein MELQSQHGTSGSLVVIQQPSLDSRQRLEYEREVQPATILSLDQIKALRSRNEYTEGPSMVRKHGPKTAPRHSKQERTHEIIPVNVNNNNEHRPPHLAHTGHVYIARAPVLSRSTSTGSAASSGSANSASSEQELLGQSPPPRNSSGHRTDRVVRMQPKASALVVDDLKSSLKLDSTQHRFICEQCGKCKCTDCTAPRTLPSCLACNRQCLCSAESMVEYSTCMCLVKAAFYHCSNDDEGDSYADNPCSCSQSHCCSRYLCMGAMSVFLPCLLCYPPAKGCLKLCRGCYDRVNRPGCRCKNSNTVYCKLDGVPRGQGKPS